Genomic segment of Malania oleifera isolate guangnan ecotype guangnan chromosome 7, ASM2987363v1, whole genome shotgun sequence:
GGCAAGACAAGGTGACAAGGCTTGAATCTAGCAATCAGAGCTTTCATACCAAGTTAGATTACCAAAAAGCTTAGGCTGTTAGGTGGTGGGCCAACAATACGTATACAtaaacaaaccaagccttaagtctaaCTAGGTGAGGttggttacatgaatccttttttgccaagTCACACAATTGTTGGCAATTTATTTTGACAACTTTAGAGCTATTATtttcttactatctcattccaggTTATTTTAGATCCAACCAAGTACTGTCTGCTGTCACTAATTGTAACCAATTCACTGCTCCTCATTGATGCACTATTTGGtttttgttgcaagtgtccaaaccatttgatctgtccctcccttatcttttaCAAGTGCTATGCGTAACCTACTGCGTAtttattcattccttaatttgtattttaatgttataccacttatctACCTTAGCATTATCATTCAACAACTTTTaccttttggatatgttgtttcttagttactCAACATTTTGGTCTAAATTGACCCATATATCATAACTAGTCTTTAGCTGTCCTATAAGACTTTCCTTTGAATTTTAGGGTCATTATGTGATCACACAACACAtccaaagcacttctccattttacccaccttgctttaactctatgtacaacattttctttgatttctccTTCGGTTTGCATAATATATCTAAGATATTGAAAACTAATAGTACTATTAATtccttgaccatcaagtttaatatttcCTTTAATAGTCCTCCTAGCACTGAAATTACATTTcgtatattctatcttatttctacttatcctaaaaccccTAGATactaaaacttctctccataattctaattgagattctactccatccctagcttcatcaattaagacaatatcatttgcaagcaacatacaccatgaaacttTATTTTGGATACTCCGAATAAGTTCATTTATCACTAATGCAAAAAGGTAAcgaatcaaaataggtttttgatgtacacctatgtgAATGGAAATTCCTAGACTCTCTACCTATAATCCTAACTATATTCATTACTCTATTGTACATATCCTTGATGACTTAAGACCTACTATATATTCCCCTTTTTCTAAAAATCACGATAGGACTTCCCTAGTACCCAATCATAGATTTTCTTTCAATTAATAAAAACCATTTGCAAGTCCCTTTTTTTTCctgaacttttccattaatcttctttgAAGATATATAGATTTTGCAGTTGATATCCTagggcataaaaccaaattgattttctgaggtcctcgtttctaaccttagtctttgttcaattaccctttcctacAGTTTTATTGCaggactcataagtttaattccaatTTTGACTATCTCCTTTATTTTAGGTACTAAagtaaataaattagttaataaGATAACTCAGTTTTCATGTAGGCATTTtcgaacttcaattgggatgtccTTTGGTCTTATTGCTTCCCATTTTTCCTCTTTTTCGATGCAAACTTAATTTCATTAACTCAAAGTTTGTCAATAaatctcaatttttattttttattttttcctcatttgtcaattctaagcttaaaccttctacttggttttcattgaacaacttactaaagtaactttcccttctttctttcatatcttcttctttaaccaacacttatcatcctcattttttatacattttacattacctaaatcttcgctcttcctttctctaactccGCCAAGTTTAATTATGTCTCTCCCCTTCTTTTGTGTCTAATCtatgatataaattattatatgctcTGTGTTTAGATTCACTAACATCCGTTTTTGCATTTTTCTGACCTCTTTATACTCTTCAAAGTTTTTtatgtttctatattttttccATGTTTtgtaccaaattctttttgtcttcaAGGTATTTTgtacatcttgatcccaccaccaactttctttactacctgaGACTCTTCTTctagattcacctaaaatctcttctGCTATATTTTTAATAAAGTGTTTGCATCTGCACTATACATGGGATGTATTTGAGTTGAGTTGAGTCGACATAGTTGGATTCTTGAATTCGATTCGACTCGAAAATGTTGAGCTTGAAACTTGACTCAAACTCGATCGAGCACAAAATTGTTGAAATCAAACTTGACTCAGCTACAAGTTCTTAAAACTCGAGCTTGATTCGATTAtgaattaatataaaaataatataaactaATATAATGTAtctataatattaaatatatgtataaaatatatattatatgacttatatagtataaaaataataaaattacaaaaatctCAATTAGGCTTGATTAAGCTGGTGGTTAGTATTACAAAACTCAAATTGGACTCGTTAAGATACTCGAGCCGCTTGAACTCAACTTGAACTTTTGTAGAATTGATTCAAGTCAGGTTATAAAGCAAGTTGAGTTTGAGTAGCTTACGACCAGGTTTGACTCACTTACACCCCTAATTATCCCCTTATTGTCCAATTATAATTTATAGGGGGATATCTAGCTATTGAAAAGTGTCCATTTAAATTGTAAATTTGctaattaaaaaaatgattgTGAGAATAAGCATAGTGTATCTACCAATCCTGTTAGTCAAAAGTCTAGTGGGAGTTGTTGATTGaaaccaatgttttaaaaagCAGAAGGCAGAAGGTGAGGCATTTTAAGTTTTTAACCCTTAAGAGATGAGGTGTAGGACTTAAGGTGTTGAGGTGTAAGCCTTTTGGAATTTTAtctttagataaaaatatgtaaataaattatatttatttttttaaaaaattaataaaattattcaatgaaatgttaaaaaataaaatataatttgtaaactacttgttggccatttaAAAAATACTGACTTAAATTCATTAACTCATGCCAAGAGATTGCTACAagattacaaagttcaaactattttcaagatctaagatgcgactcaattattttggaaatgtTGATGtacaagagttttagaaatcaacttaCATTACGAGTTATGACattcatttcatataaacatgCAGTTCAAATTTTCTTGGCAAATCAACTCAAGATTCTCACACTCAAAATGTATAAGTCTCCACTTAAAAGATGCAAAACGCGTGCTTTTTTTGTACAAATGCATAAGCCCCAAGGTGTTTTAGACATGCTTTGTCTTAAGGCtagccttgattgagccttttaagACATTGATTGAAACATGTGATATTAGGTACCCAAAATTACAGGATGGAGTTGCATGGAAACAGCATAGTACATGTCTATGCCCTAAATACAGTTTCAAAGAAACTAATTGAGATAAAAGGGAGTGTCTCAAAAACTTCATCTCCAAGATGGTGATGCCACAACCTAAAGGGCTTTATATCACCATCAAGCCTTAGCTCAAAATAATATAACTGGAATAAAAAAAACTGCTAAAATAAAGTGATTACTGTAAAGAGAGCTGGACCAGTTGTAGGACCTTGATtagaaaatgatttgtaaaatcatGGAATGGTTGATTTTGACTTAAAGAACTTGGTGGCATTGCATGCTTTAGCCCCTCTGGCAGTTTTGGGCCTCTTGTGAGCAAGCTGCGTCAGAGACTTTCCTGTCACTCATTCCAGATCACAAAGACATAAAATCAACAAATTATAAATGTGAGGAATTTCTTGGCCCTCATTCTAGTAGTTGGATTGTTTGATTGTTTGCATAATACTATTATCAATTATGAACGCCTGCTTTTAAGCGTTTTGCTCTTAATGTGTTTTATAGCAGTTTTTTTTACTAGCTACATTATTCTTTATGCAGGTTATCCCGGCATTGGATCCCCGTACACCAGTATTTGCGTCTTCCTTCACGATGGAGGTAAATGACGAGGCTATGACAAATGTAACTTTTCAGTTTATGGAATTCTGTATTTTAGGGAGTGGTGATTTGAAGAAGAGAAGACAATGATGCTCAGCGGTTTAGAGTATCTATATCTTGGCCTGTAATGATGATCATGATAGCTACCAATTAAAGCTACTTATATTCAGATTTGACCTATAGACTCTTGAAGTTTCTAAGCTACTATGGGAATAAATTGCATCAAATCTTGATGCTAACTTGGTATGCATGAACTGCAACCCCCAGGGCAGCAGCCCAATCCACTTGCCTCATCAATTATTGTGTAGGGTTTTATATTTGCTAATATGATGTTTTTGCAGGTTATGTGTGATCATGTGTAATTTTCTGCAGTATTGTGGATTTTCTTGAGATATTTTTAATTCTGGAAGTCTCTTTCTTTTTGATCAGTTGATAAAAAAACGTTTAAAGGAGTTTGGCATCTTTGTTCCATCGAGGCTAAGGTTGTTTAGAACAAGGAGGAAATTCATTGCCGGACCATTTGAAATAGAGCCTATTAGGGTCACCCATTCTATTCCTGATTGCTGTGGACTGGTTCTACGTTGTGCTGATGGTACAATTCTTCATACTGGTGATTGGAAGGTGGGTTTTAGATTCACGTGTATCTTCTCTTGTCTATATTTGTTTTTTCGAGCTACATGAGAATTCCATGTTCAACAGATTGATGAGTCACCAAGGGATGGAAAGGTTTTTGACCGTGAAGCCTTAGAGGAGCTCTCAAAAGAAGGAGTTACATTAGTAAGTCGCCGAATATATGTATGCGTGTGTTTGTGATAAGTTCGGTGTTAACTTttgaattttgaggaagaaataaGGGGTTTGTTAGGGACTCATTTGCAAGGGATTCTTCCTCCTGGAAGAAGTTTGTGCAATAGGTGTCGTTTTTTTGGGAGGAAAAATAATATTGAGAAGAGTAACGTCTCATATTCTTGGTGCTTGTGGATGGGGTGCAAATCCTGATGAAATGCAGCTACTGTTACTGAGTTATGAAAATTAGTGGGAtgcatagttgttagaatcttacattcatgattttattcatatgattcatatCAATTCCACCCCAAATAGATTTGAATCTTACTAATGAATCTAAAAACAGCTGAATCTTTGCCAAATCTATTGACTCACCATATGAATCTGTCAAATCAATCCAAATCTACTGATTCACATGATTCTTAACCTATCATATCCTGACTAACCTGACTAGTTTAAACCCCCCAAAacaacatttctttctttttttattgcttttattttcaCACAAGTACTTTCCATTCCTTGCCTACATCAGTTTTGTGCTTAAGAAAGGAGAAAATTGAACCTTAGGTCTTATGCTGCCTTCACAAAACCTTTCTTTACTCTTGGAGTACAGTGTTATGCCACTGAGAAGGGGCAGAACGCTCACCAGCTAATGTGGTACTCCTGTTTTCTTATGCTGTTCAGAtccaaaagttttttttttcagtagAATGTTCaactattataatttttttaggttatttatttttttctttttaacctGAGAAAGAATATCCATGGATTATTATTTCTTTAAATTGTTGATGTTTACCAaaagttcaatttttattttattttattttttcttgattccttcccttaacAGCATAAAGTTCATTAATTTATTAATATCTCCTAACTCATTCTCGTCTCATTTGTTTAGGGAAGCAAtagcatacacatgaaatatgattttttttttatcatcaaaatttaaatgtattttattattttgctgCTTGTTTATATACCAATATATGCATGTTAGttggaattgattttggaaaGTTATACCGAATCGTGGTTTTATTGCTTCAATAAACTATTATGTATTGTCACCCATAGCCATAAGCCCATAGTTTATCATGGCTTTCATAATATAAAGTAGTGTTTTCTCTGCTTCTTTTCAAGCAATGCTATATCAATATGTCCTGCCAAATGTCCCGCTATTGCTACCAATTGCGGCAAACACTGGTAGTAGTTGACCTAGGTACTGCGTACTTGCGCCGCACATTGTGTCATTCCTATGCTAGCAATTGTGACAAGGCACTAGTACTTCTAGCCTCATGCATTGATAGGAATTGCATCAGGCACTACTAGGTGGGACATTAGGAGATAgtagtttttgaaatttttgttgaaGTCAAGCCTGTGCATTTACATTTTcagttcttgatttttttttttttgacttcatatatatatatatatatattttctattttcagtGAATTCTGTTTTGCTATCTAATGGaagccaaaaaaagaaaaaagcataTAGTACAGCTTCATTGGACTTGATGCAATGGGAGTTTATTACCTGAATTACAGTTGTTCCCAAAATAATCTCAAGTAATTACCACTCCTTTTCAGATGATGAGTGACTCCACGAATATTCTCTCGCCTGGAAGGACAATTAGTGAGTCTGTTGTGGCAGATTCATTACTAAGGCACATTTCAGCGGCTAAAGGAAGGGTTATTACCACTCAATTTGCATCAAATATACATCGTCTTGGAAGTGTAAAAGCTGCAGCTGATCTAACTGGTAGAAAATTGGTATGTTCTCTCTGCTCTACTGTCATGTACTTTCTTCCTTCCTTTAATGTTTGGGATACTGTGCAGCTCAAGAGTTCTCACGGAAGAATTTGTCATTTTGATATGTAAGAATAgaccttatttttttttttttaaattttattaggTATTTGTTGGCATGTCATTAAGGACATATCTGGATGCTGCTTGGAAGGATGGAAAGGCGCCAATGGATCCCTCAACTTTGGTAATAGCACAATAGCATTTTCTTATTGCTTCCTGAGCCCACTTTTCTTATTCTTTTATGTTATTGCTTCAATCCTTCTCATTCTTTCCTTAGGGTTATTGACATAGTGTGTTTACTTTTTTTATTTGGGGGTGGGGTGGGGGAACCGAGGTTATAAGTTTAAAGTTTTGCTTTGACCTTGAGTTGAAAAAATGGCTTCTTTCTATATTCAGCATGTTTTTTGATATTTGTCTCACATTTTTTTGATCAGTATATTTATCCGGCATCTTTTGACTGAACGCTGTTGTAGCTTGACTCCTTGTTCTGGATCATTACTGTTGTGAAACTTGGTTAGGTTGTCCTGGAGAAATATTTGTTCAGTCACATGTCTTGTGTATGATAGTTAGTGCTGGCATCATCATTgctaattcttaaattttagaACAAAACCCCCTCTTCCTTTTTCGATTTTCATTTTTCTATGTTAGACTAATGGGCAGTTGCACACTTGAAGTATGCCATACATGCACTTTTGATTACTCAATAGTGAAAAGAACCAAGGATATTCCTGTGTGGGTTTGTGTTTTGGTATTAGGAAATGCCTGGAAAAGAGAGTTATATGCTTATTGGTGGTTGTCCACATATGTTGGTTGCATGAGTATGTGCTTGAGCACCCTAATTGAGTCTGATGTGGCACATTTGCATCAGCCTGGATTCAGGATTAATTATTCCtcaagaaaaaggcaaggaaattATGTAGGTAAAACCCAATTGGATAGGACTTTAACATGGAGTTCTCCAAGGCATTACTTTCAAACAATAACAATAACTAATCAAGATCAGGCTTCGTCTACTGATTTGATCCAGGATCAGATTGTCTTTATTGCTTCAATGTGGTGCTTTTTTTCCCCTGTACAGATGTTTGGTAGCACGGGGTTTTTTCTGATACTCAGTGAGATCAGTTGGCTTTGTTAGCaagattttgttttcttttttcttgttctTATTTTTTTATCCTGTCTTCTTGTTTTCCTATTTTGTTTAAGAGGTTTTCTCATCATCATTGTGTATTCTTTCTTCTCTTAATGAACTTTCTTCttctatcaaaaataaaataaaataatgatatcTAATATAGTGATCAACTATCATGTCAGAAATATTAATTATTGTGCACAGCATAGATGCGTGTCTGTATCTTTTGTGAATGTAaagaatattaaattttttttgcttttgtCGTTTATGAATGTATCTCTTTTTCTTATTTGTTGTGGGAATTTTTTTGTTCATGAGATTTGTCCTCGTGCTCTTGTTATTAAAGATATGCTCATcaatatcattttcaatttttactcTACTTCTAAAATATTGCATATATTAAATAGGTGAAAGCGGAAGACATTGATGCCTATGCTCCAAAGGATTTGCTAATTGTCACAACAGGCTCTCAAGTAAGTGGTTTTAGATGCTCTGCGCTGGCTGTTTTCCGGTAGACCACAATTTTATTAGACTGCTATGGCTCATTCGTGACTCTCTGCTTGTTTCAGGCAGAGCCACGTGCTGCTCTAAATCTTGCTTCATATGGGGGTAGTCATTCCCTGAAACTGAGCAAGGAAGACATAATTTTATACTCAGCTAAGGTAATGAACCTAAAACAATATGTATGATAGACTTTATGGTTGCTAATGAAAATTTTTTCCAAGTAATTAATGtgatttttaaatgttaactCATCATGTCTCCACTTAAGCTTCACTTACGTAAATGATGCTTTTTTGCCTTCCCAACTACTTGTGTGGATGAATGGTTGACCTGCTTGTAATAATTTCTATTAGTTCTTTTTTGACTCTTCTGTtaatcacattttttttattaacagGTTGGTGATTTGTGTTTTTAACTTTCCTTCTGCCATCTGTTTGATGTAGAATTGAGCCATCCATGGTtgaacataattaattttttccATGGGATTGATGCCATGTTGCCAATTTTGACCTATGAAAAGAATGCATAAGTTTGAATTTGTAGAAAAAGAATTCTGGACGAAAGACAATTATTTTCTCTTCTTCCTTTGTGTGAGTCAATGACCTCCCTAAATTCTTGCAATTAAAATAACAGAGACATTTTATCTTTGGTTTGAATCTCAAGTGCTGATTCCCCTCCTTTTCAATGTTAACCGCTTTAATTGTTTGtgaacatctttcaaaattttactTTTTGAGTTTTCATAACTTCTGTAGAATCTGTAGTTTTAAGTTGTTTGCGGTTTCTTGCAGAAATTCATTTAGCTATTAAATGATATGGTTTATTCATTTGAGTGTTTAGGTAATCCCTGGCAATGAAGCTCGGGTAATGAAAATGCTAAACCGTATATCAGAGATTGGTTCAACAATACTAATGGGTAAGAATGAGGCACTGCACACATCTGGTCATGGTCATCGTGGGGAATTGGTAAGTTAACCGTAAGACCTGCTATATCTAATTTTCATTTCTCATCTACTCAGATTTTTCATGTTAATAGGAAATAGATACCAAAAGAAATAGAGAAAATGCGGTGATGATGTTGAAATGTCATTGTATCAATCTTGTAGGGTCTAGATCTGTCTCTGCAGCCCTGTGCTTTGGTACAGTGAAAAAAGACATAATGTCTTCCATTCTATCCCTCTTAAGATTAAAATTTTCCCCTCAGAGATTACTAATATAAATCGAAAATGTTTGCCACAACTAAACAGGCCATTAGTTTTTCTGTATTTCCTCTTTTTTCCTTTGAAGGATTCCTTATCCTCCTCTCTTGCATATTCTTTCTCTATTAATTACTTCTTCTTTTGCAATAAAAAGGATATGCAACATTATTTAATTTTAAGCTTATTCTACATGAGACAATCTAAAGCTTGAAATGTCTTTTAAAGGAGGAAGTACTTAAGATTGTGAAGCCGCAACATTTTGTGCCCATCCATGGAGAACTCTTGTTCCTGAAAGAGCATGAATTGCTTGGAAAGTCAATTGGCATTCGTCACACAACTGTGAGTagttttaattatataataacaTTCAGATGTGTCATCATTGACTTAATGTGACTGAAGATCCAGTTGTAACTGTGGAGGCACAATGGACTACAATGTGTTGTTTGTATTTTCCATGATAAGATCTTCGTATTGTTTGGAGACACTATTGCTGAATTCCATTTTCATGATAAAATCCACCCCTTCCTTCTCTTCCCCAGCCTGCCTCACTCCTCTTttattccttaaaaaaaaaataaatttagcaACATCATTTTTTGAAGTTTGTTTCCTTTTGTTAGCTAATGTTCAAAACTTAATGAAGTACAATAGCATGATTTCTTCTAGTACTGCATGGCTGATTGTAATCTTTTTCATCCAATTTGTAAAAATGAGGATCTTTTTTGTGAACTATTGCTGTGTTAGAGCTTAAAGCAATGTTGGTGACTTTCGAAAATAATGTCAGGTTATAAAGAATGGAGAGATGCTTGGTGTCTCACATTTGAGGAATAGAAGAGTTCTGTCTAATGGTTTTATGTCCTTAGGGAAGGAAAATTTGCAGGTTGGTGATCCTCTGATGTTTCCTTTCTGTCTTGGTAAAAAAACTATTTAGCTGAGAAAAATTCTAATAAATCTACTATTGTATTGCAGCTAATGTACAGTGATGGGGATAAAGCATTTGGCACATCATCTGAACTCTGCATTGAAGAAAGGCTAAGAATTTCTTCAGATGGTATTATTGTGgtcaggtaaaatttttaaaatttaaaatgaatggttcatttttttatctttttttattttttgggttcaatgccattttaatttatcttttgcCGCAGCATGGAAATTCTGCGCCCTCAAAGTGTTGATGATATAGTTGAAAACAGCattaaaggaaaaataaaaatcaccACACGTTGCTTATGGCTTGACAAAGGGAAGCTTTTAGATGCTCTCCACAAAGCTGCACATGCTGCACTTTCAAGCTGTCCTGTGAATTGTCCTCTAGCACATATTGAAAAAACCGTCTCTGAGATGTTGAGAAAAATGGTAAGGAAGTACAGCAGTAAAAGGCCTGAAGTTATTGCAGTTGCTTTTGAGAACCCAGCGGCAGTGATCTCTGATGAGATCGAGGCTAGGATAtctggaaaatcatatgttggtTTTGCTGCATCAGCATTGAGGAAGGGGGTTGACAGGCATGCAAGGAAAATACGGTCAAACAGGACGCATGAGGAAGAAGACAGTGGGCCCGTGCATCTAGAGGACACTCCACTGCATGATGTAGAAGGTCCTTATTTTATTTGTGTCTTGGAGCCATGTGAAgtttttttgtttgtgttttttttttttcatctgttTGTttcgttttgttttgtttttgttttttttttatgcacGAGCATATCTGTTTTCTGCCATCCTATGATATTGCTATCCAATAAATTTTTTTGGGGGGCAGGGTGGGTCGATTTTAAGTCTTTGCATGCCTTGTGTTATTGCCCGATGCTATTTTGCAAGCAAGTTTGCCAGCTCCTCCATGGGGTATGCAGTGTAGTTGTTGCTTATTTTGTCCTCATGGAAACAGTATGATCACTCTATTTTAAATTTTAGGAAAACTCCACTGGAGTCGTAGCTCCAGTCATGGGATTTATTGTAGAGTAGTCTGGAAATTTGCACATTGCTTTGCTGCTTTGTTTCTTTGCCCAAAATTTTCATTGAACTTTTAAGGTTTTGGTTCACACATTGAATGGGTTAGATTGAGGGGGTCCAACTGGATGGTTGATAGCATGTGAATTAGAAACTGAATAACTTACGACTTGAGAGATTATGAGACTTGATAAGAAATTTAAAAGAATAGGATGTTACTTTGAGCATAAATTGATTCGAGGGAGTCATGTTTCCTTATTTATATTTTGCAAACATGGTTGTTTGAAATCCCTTGTACTTGTTCAGTTGTTTAGCTGTCGTCTTGTCATTGTTTGGTAAGGTTGGACATGACCAGTAGTTTATAGCTGTATACTACATTGTGATATAATGATGTCCCTGTCCTGTCTGTTTGGTGATACTGGACGTTAGCTGTATCTATAACTGTAAACTGAAGATTCTGATCATAATGATTTTATCTTTACGGTGCCAGTGCAAAAATTTACCGAGTAGATGTTAATGGTATAATTTACTGTGAATTTTTTATCAAACATATTCAACAATTGCAGAAATGGCTGATGATATCACCTTTCGTTCAGTTAAAATTTGTCAGATTGGTATTAGAATTACCAAGTTGGGCAATGTCTTTTCTTTATCCTTCAGTTTGGATTTATGAAGTGGATTATGTGGTGGAATAGTTCTTTCTCCTGTCCTCAAGGCAGTTGGAGATATTTAGTTATCTATGCTCCATGTGAAATGTGTTTATGTAGGTCTTTCTCCTGCTGTGAGTGGTATGGTGTTGGGAACTTGGGATTCAATTTGTGGCTCTTCACAAGATCCACTAGTTAAGCTTATAGCTCTGAGTAGaaatattagtttctaaattgtagCAATTTATTATTGCAGTGTTTTATGCAGGTGGCAGAGTTGATAGACTACTACCTGAGGAGGATACTACTACTACAAGTTCTGGCTTGACTCAGGGACTTTTATCCATTTCAGAGGACAACGATGCTTTCTGGGAATCATATGTAGCCTCATCATCACCTGTTGACCAATTGTTTAAGAATAATAATGGTCATATTCCACAAGAAAAAAATCCTGTGACGCTGAAGAAAGATGTCCCTGAAAGCAGTGAAGATGACTCTGTTGAAACATCAAATTCTCAACTAAAGTCTTCCAAGTCTGCGAGACGGAAAAAATGGAGACCTGAGGAGGTTAAGAAGCTAATTGTGATGCGAGGAGACTTGCATAGCAGATTTCAAGTTGCGAGGGGGAGAATGGCCTTGTGGGAAGAGATATCAGAAAGCCTGTTGGCTGATGGGTTCAATCGAACTCCTGGGCAGTGCAAATCTTTATGGGCATCCTTGATTCAGAAGCATgaggtttctctctctctctctctctctctctctctctctctctcatgtgctCTATAGTGGGCCTCTGGATTGTTGGATTGGATTTCTGTGTTCGTGCTGGGGGAGTAATATATCTGCATCTTATGATAGAAGCAGTCTTGCTTAttaagattaagaaaatttcatCTTCATACTTATAAAATTGCAAAACATCACACCTTGTTTTCAG
This window contains:
- the LOC131159377 gene encoding ribonuclease J isoform X1, with product MAASNAFPLCPCEFSRRSASCCGSAKMAAFSALSICPYRLSHRPNPARRSASRCVDSRTAVGTHGSKRPRKRSARMEGAGKSMEDSVQRKLEQFYEGINGPPLRVLPIGGLGEIGMNCMLVGNYDRYILIDAGIMFPDYDELGVQKIIPDTTFIKRWSHKIEAVVITHGHEDHIGALPWVIPALDPRTPVFASSFTMELIKKRLKEFGIFVPSRLRLFRTRRKFIAGPFEIEPIRVTHSIPDCCGLVLRCADGTILHTGDWKIDESPRDGKVFDREALEELSKEGVTLMMSDSTNILSPGRTISESVVADSLLRHISAAKGRVITTQFASNIHRLGSVKAAADLTGRKLVFVGMSLRTYLDAAWKDGKAPMDPSTLVKAEDIDAYAPKDLLIVTTGSQAEPRAALNLASYGGSHSLKLSKEDIILYSAKVIPGNEARVMKMLNRISEIGSTILMGKNEALHTSGHGHRGELEEVLKIVKPQHFVPIHGELLFLKEHELLGKSIGIRHTTVIKNGEMLGVSHLRNRRVLSNGFMSLGKENLQLMYSDGDKAFGTSSELCIEERLRISSDGIIVVSMEILRPQSVDDIVENSIKGKIKITTRCLWLDKGKLLDALHKAAHAALSSCPVNCPLAHIEKTVSEMLRKMVRKYSSKRPEVIAVAFENPAAVISDEIEARISGKSYVGFAASALRKGVDRHARKIRSNRTHEEEDSGPVHLEDTPLHDVEVFYAGGRVDRLLPEEDTTTTSSGLTQGLLSISEDNDAFWESYVASSSPVDQLFKNNNGHIPQEKNPVTLKKDVPESSEDDSVETSNSQLKSSKSARRKKWRPEEVKKLIVMRGDLHSRFQVARGRMALWEEISESLLADGFNRTPGQCKSLWASLIQKHEEIKSGRKGKKSWPYYEDVNRILLNVEGAATK
- the LOC131159377 gene encoding ribonuclease J isoform X2, which gives rise to MAASNAFPLCPCEFSRRSASCCGSAKMAAFSALSICPYRLSHRPNPARRSASRCVDSRTAVGTHGSKRPRKRSARMEGAGKSMEDSVQRKLEQFYEGINGPPLRVLPIGGLGEIGMNCMLVGNYDRYILIDAGIMFPDYDELGVQKIIPDTTFIKRWSHKIEAVVITHGHEDHIGALPWVIPALDPRTPVFASSFTMELIKKRLKEFGIFVPSRLRLFRTRRKFIAGPFEIEPIRVTHSIPDCCGLVLRCADGTILHTGDWKIDESPRDGKVFDREALEELSKEGVTLMMSDSTNILSPGRTISESVVADSLLRHISAAKGRVITTQFASNIHRLGSVKAAADLTGRKLVFVGMSLRTYLDAAWKDGKAPMDPSTLVKAEDIDAYAPKDLLIVTTGSQAEPRAALNLASYGGSHSLKLSKEDIILYSAKVIPGNEARVMKMLNRISEIGSTILMGKNEALHTSGHGHRGELEEVLKIVKPQHFVPIHGELLFLKEHELLGKSIGIRHTTVIKNGEMLGVSHLRNRRVLSNGFMSLGKENLQLMYSDGDKAFGTSSELCIEERLRISSDGIIVVSMEILRPQSVDDIVENSIKGKIKITTRCLWLDKGKLLDALHKAAHAALSSCPVNCPLAHIEKTVSEMLRKMVRKYSSKRPEVIAVAFENPAAVISDEIEARISGKSYVGFAASALRKGVDRHARKIRSNRTHEEEDSGPVHLEDTPLHDVEGGRVDRLLPEEDTTTTSSGLTQGLLSISEDNDAFWESYVASSSPVDQLFKNNNGHIPQEKNPVTLKKDVPESSEDDSVETSNSQLKSSKSARRKKWRPEEVKKLIVMRGDLHSRFQVARGRMALWEEISESLLADGFNRTPGQCKSLWASLIQKHEEIKSGRKGKKSWPYYEDVNRILLNVEGAATK
- the LOC131159377 gene encoding ribonuclease J isoform X3 produces the protein MATKITLVIPALDPRTPVFASSFTMELIKKRLKEFGIFVPSRLRLFRTRRKFIAGPFEIEPIRVTHSIPDCCGLVLRCADGTILHTGDWKIDESPRDGKVFDREALEELSKEGVTLMMSDSTNILSPGRTISESVVADSLLRHISAAKGRVITTQFASNIHRLGSVKAAADLTGRKLVFVGMSLRTYLDAAWKDGKAPMDPSTLVKAEDIDAYAPKDLLIVTTGSQAEPRAALNLASYGGSHSLKLSKEDIILYSAKVIPGNEARVMKMLNRISEIGSTILMGKNEALHTSGHGHRGELEEVLKIVKPQHFVPIHGELLFLKEHELLGKSIGIRHTTVIKNGEMLGVSHLRNRRVLSNGFMSLGKENLQLMYSDGDKAFGTSSELCIEERLRISSDGIIVVSMEILRPQSVDDIVENSIKGKIKITTRCLWLDKGKLLDALHKAAHAALSSCPVNCPLAHIEKTVSEMLRKMVRKYSSKRPEVIAVAFENPAAVISDEIEARISGKSYVGFAASALRKGVDRHARKIRSNRTHEEEDSGPVHLEDTPLHDVEVFYAGGRVDRLLPEEDTTTTSSGLTQGLLSISEDNDAFWESYVASSSPVDQLFKNNNGHIPQEKNPVTLKKDVPESSEDDSVETSNSQLKSSKSARRKKWRPEEVKKLIVMRGDLHSRFQVARGRMALWEEISESLLADGFNRTPGQCKSLWASLIQKHEEIKSGRKGKKSWPYYEDVNRILLNVEGAATK